One stretch of Arthrobacter polaris DNA includes these proteins:
- a CDS encoding CsbD family protein, whose amino-acid sequence MGLGDKIGNKAQEATGNAKEAVGNATDNDKLKAEGAADQGAAKTKQAGEHLKDAAKDVFDK is encoded by the coding sequence ATGGGTCTCGGAGACAAGATCGGCAACAAAGCACAAGAAGCCACCGGCAACGCCAAAGAGGCTGTAGGTAATGCCACAGACAACGACAAGCTCAAAGCCGAAGGTGCCGCAGATCAGGGAGCGGCGAAGACCAAGCAGGCTGGCGAGCATCTCAAAGATGCCGCGAAGGACGTCTTCGACAAATAA
- a CDS encoding metalloregulator ArsR/SmtB family transcription factor, whose translation MDADNNTCGRGPDSEYVELAVEVFSMLADATRVRIIMALRDDELPVNRLAEILDKSPASVSQHLAKLRLARMVSTRNXGTRVFYRLENEHARQLVTDAIFQAEHSLSNSPRHHHEIARDSA comes from the coding sequence ATGGATGCAGATAACAATACATGTGGACGTGGGCCCGACAGCGAGTATGTCGAGCTGGCGGTGGAGGTCTTCTCCATGTTGGCGGATGCCACCCGTGTGCGGATCATCATGGCTCTGCGCGATGATGAGCTGCCCGTCAACCGGTTAGCTGAGATTCTGGACAAGTCCCCGGCGTCGGTTTCGCAGCATTTGGCCAAGTTGCGCCTGGCCCGCATGGTTTCCACCCGCAATGANGGGACCCGGGTTTTCTACCGGCTGGAAAACGAGCACGCTCGCCAGCTGGTTACGGACGCGATCTTCCAGGCCGAGCACAGCCTGAGCAATAGCCCGCGACACCACCACGAAATCGCGAGGGACAGCGCGTGA